One Glycine max cultivar Williams 82 chromosome 1, Glycine_max_v4.0, whole genome shotgun sequence genomic window, ttgaaaaatgatgttgatgtttacacaatgttaatgtgtaatgagcAATACTCGTGTATTGGtcctatagaattattatgtaccattATTAGAACACTGGATGCTATACTCAACCTGCTTCAATCAACTATCACTCCTACTATGATGCATTTATGTATTACAACGGGAAGTGCAACATACCACGTCAAGGTGAGTTTTTGGGTTACTCCTTTACTGGAACTAATCCAATAAGATTTGACATTCCTTCAGGATGTAGCATGGACAAACTCAAggatttaatcaagcaagttgcacctacaGGGGTTCCACTAATGGAATTCATGAATCACAATTGGTTAGATGATTGTTCTTTCGACAACCAGGTCATGCTAAGTATTcggaaaatttaattgaatatgagataacaaaattgaaaaatgacgaAGACGTGTTAAAGGTGTTAGCACAATCCAACTATTGAAAATGATTCTGCATAATAGAAATTTTGGCTATTTTTAGCAAACCAGTCATCCAAATAGAATAAGACATGTATCCTGCACAACATATTCCAGATTATCATTAGTTTTGtcatatttgtgttgtaattataatttttaatatgttgcaTTGTTGTAAACTATCATCTCAGTTactacaatttaaaattttgtctattttataagatagatgtatcaattatttttttacggtgtttttttaatttatgttaatattactaactaattttattattttttaattataagaacataacaaaaaaatcaacaaaacataaatttaactacaaaattacatataacgtaaataaatattataattttatccaatttttatatttttctttatatgtatatttctctttaaaaaaattataaaataatattacataaattaatttaataaataaataattttaaaatcaattaaaaataattttatataatataatatttaattttaataatattaatacttatatataaaaaaaaaaaaagatgaagaagggAAGTGGGGGTGGGGGAGGGGTGCAGAAACCGGACTCCCGTAACCCAAAAAAAGTGGTGTAGTTTGGGAATATTTTTCCATATTAGTGTAGATTGGATATTTAGATGAGAGAGAAGGTGTACTATAGTAAAAAAAgaccaattatattttttttataatttcttataatataaaaaatgatgacGAAATTATTATATCTATGATGGTAATCACAGTTTAAAATCATGACAGTGTGACTGTTACACAGAGACAGAGGACTATCCAACCAAATGAAATATCACTACATGGACGATGCCGATGAAAGAGGGTGGCTCATTCAATTAGTGTGATCGGTTAACACAGATTTCATGGAATAAATAGGCCATGTTGCTTAAGAACCAACTGGCGCGAGAATCCCagaaaatacactttctaaTAACAACTATTTAACACACTTTTATTGTTGATTAAGATTCatataaatatcattaaatGAGGCAAAGAGGTCTTGTCCTTTCTCTAGTGAGGTGcggataaatttaaatatagtgCATTGGAAGGCTTACTTGCAACTTGCAACACTCAATAGCTCGGACcactaaatatttataatgcCAATCAATTTTCATATTACATGTAGTCAAatgttttagaaattaaattattacgtACAATTTGTACAACAATTAGTACAGCATTTTTACAAAAATGATATAGAtacaaaaatgatattataCAAACTGTTGTATAAATTTGTTACAATTTTTACAACAATTagtacaacattttttttatcaatctctcttttatATACATGCTATAGAGATAGAAAGAGATATATAGATAAAAAGTTATATTGTACAAACTATTGTAtggattattaatttgttatagatattattattcaattttttaatttaattatgagaaaaattaataacaactaaTTATGTGTTAAGTTGTATGAAAGTTAATTAAGATTACAATGAATATGgatcatttaataatttcttcagACAGTCCACGATTTAATTATTAAGCATGTGACGTGGCTTTCAAGATTCCTCTAGTATGGTTGACTTgttatagatagatagatatatgAGACAGAGCATCATCAGCTAGCTAGCGTAGCATCGTGTGTTGAGTTCCATTGTTTGGTGTCCCTCTTCTTTCTTCCCGGGGACATGGCCTGCTGTGATGACTCTGCTCGAAAGGCACGATCGTCTTCCCCCAACACACGTACCAAGACTACACCCTCACCAACCATGAACCCAACTTTGGTGAGATTGGCAACGGTGAACCCTGTTAAGGATAAACACATATTATTCACATTAAAGAAGGTCAAAGCAAATATCAAGACATTCAAGAAGGTCAAACCCAAGTAAATATACGCTGGCATTATAACTACTATAGGCGTGTAAACATGATGGCAATGCATATCTATATAGCTGTCAAAGTATATCAGGAAATTGtatcataattatatttaaataggaTTTCTATTATAGGCAATTATATCATAATTGTATAGGATTTCTATTATAGGCAATTATAGACTAGACAATTATAGGCAATTAGTATACAGATCCTTgtactcttatatatatatgtacatcAAATTACAAGATAAAAAGAACAAATTCCGATTCAATATTCAAGTGCTTTCTTTTATGTATCGATCCATTTTTTACTTCAATGGTATCAGTTTTTCTCTGGTTAATATCCCTCAATTTAGTTGGATATGCCGACTCTGATTGGGCTGGTTGCCCTACTACTCGTCACTCCACTACCGGCTATTTTACCATGTTGGGCTCTAATCCTATATCATGGAAAACCAAGAAGCAACCAACAATTTCTCGTTCCTTTGCTGAAGCAGAATATCATTCCCTTGCAACTTTATCTTCCGAGTTACAATGGTTAAAATATCTTCTATCGGATCTTGGCATTGATCATTCTCAACCGATCACCGTTCATTGTGATAGTCAAGCTGCTATTCACATCGCCAAAAATCCAGTTTTTCATGAACGCACAAAACACATTGAAATTGATTGTCATTTCGTTCGTGAGAAAATTAAATCAGGTCTTATCAGCCCTTCTTATCTCCGATCTTTTGACCAACTAGCTGACATATTTACTAAACCTCTTGGAGGCGATATTTATAAACGACTACTCGGCAAGTTGGGTGTTCTTGAGATTTCAATCCCACCTCCAACTTGAGGGGGGTGTTAAGGATAAACACCTATCATTCACATTAAAGAAGGTCAAAGCAAATATCAAGACATTCAAGAAGGTCAAACCCAAGCAAATATGCGCTGGCAATATAACTACTATAGGCGTGTAAACATGATGGCAATGCATATCCATATAGCTGTCAAAGTATATCAGGAAATTGtatcataattatatttaaataggaTTTCTATTATAGGCAATTATATCATAATTGTATAGGATTTCTATTATACGCAATTATAGACTAGACAATTATAGGCAATTAGTATACAGATTCTTgtactcttatatatatatatactcttatAGATATATGTACAtcaaattacaagaaaaaaagaacaaattcCGATACAATATTCAAGTGCTTTCTTTTATGTATCGATCCAGttttttcttgtaatttgatgtacatatatatataagagtacAAGAATCTGTATACTAATTGCCTATAATTGTCTAGTCTATAATTGCCTATAATAGAAATCCTATACAATTATGATATAATTGCCTATAATAGAAAtcctatttaaatataattatgataCAATTTCCTGATATACTTTGACAGCTATATGGATATGCATTGCCATCATGTTTACAAGCTTATAGTAGTTATATTGCCCGCGCATATTTGCTTGGGTTTGACCTTCTTGAATGTCTTGATATTTGCTTTGACCTTCTTTAATGTGAATAATATGTGTTTATCCTTAACAAACCCAACTTCTTGTCTCAGCATTCTCAGGTGGGTGTAAACTTGTGTCCTCTCTTCTATCTTCTTTCTCAGGGTAGAGAGATTTTATATGTTAAGTTGTTTTACCAAGGCATGTGGGAAGGTGACACTCCCAAGgtttcaattttgtatttgctTTTAGAGTTTAATTCATATTCACTaactatataaatttattttatattattagctaATCATGATGGtggattatgaaaatattattaatttttataataattacttaaaattcaCATGAAATTTGTAAGAATAAATTATGGACTCATTTActtaaacttaataaaaaattgttttttctaataaaattaaataagtagttttatgtatttgtttaaactattttatcttaaaaaattctttttcaaaataagaaaaacatatgttcttcaaaaattacatttcttaaaattatttatttttagttcaaaCAAATTGGTCTATGCATTTAAATTGTAAAGACTTTTTAcactttaaatataaattatcatgCTTTACggtaattatcttaaaaattatatatatcataatttttttattgattgacatTGTAAAATGaacttttatattattggtCAATTATAAAGTGTTATATATGGTGACTTTATTGAGTTCAATAAGAGGAAAAATCTTTTAGTatccatttattttaaatatttcatcaacaattcttatttctctttatctctCTTTCTATCACATCATATTACCTATTATatctatatttcattttttctctttttttcgtCTCTAGGTGTCAAATAGCTTTCGTGTAGGGGTATTCAACTCAAAACTgatccataaaaaaattgaaaattaaaccaaaccaattatttttgaatttttttggatGATTTTCTCTTAAACTGcggtttttgtttttgaaaccgAACCAAATCATAgcatatatattgttttagtGGTATGCGTTCTATATGTATATCACTTGAGTTTCATAAAGTTTTGTAATGTTATATATAGGAAACTTATATAATTATACaatgtatgtaattttttagtcggttttttaagatatatttggtttaaaataaataaaaatttgatagaTTTTTATTATAGAAGATTTAACATAGTAATAAGTTTCATAGattattattaacaattatttaatgtaatttaatttaaaagatgaaaaaaatgtatataaattataatagaataatattttaagaaaaactgtAAAAATCAAACTGAACCAAACAGTAAAATGTTGATTTGATAtaattcaaactttattttaaatgaaaatccaATCAAACCAAATCACATTTATGTTTCATTCAAGTGACTTTTTTATGAATAACCAAACTAAATGAGCCACAAACacccttatttttttttgtcaaaaaatctTTTTCGTTTCATAATAACTACttttaaagtaatataaaaaaataattctaattgATCGGCAATGGAAAATTTTACGCTGACAATGTACATGCATATTAAACTCAATTTTGATCGATTTTCCGTGTAAAAAGAATTTCATTGATggtatcaaaataaaacttatgctTTTATACAGAACATCAGATCCATAATGCACATTGGTCTTATACTTTGGTATAGTGTTCGTGTGTTCAACATACTTAAAAACGAAACACTTCTATACATATGCATATAGCATCAATAACTCAActagtttttttaatactttaatgaaaataactattattgttCGTAAGGAAGATATATCACATTATCCTGGACATCCTGGGAATTAAAAAATCACTAGGGGAGGCACTGAGTTTCACTAATGTCAGTGGCTGATTATAAATGAAAATCATACGGACAAATTACACAGTCAATAAAATGAGAATCAAAGTCAGACATAACCAAAAGCTATAAAAGCTCATTATATGAAAAACTTCTAAAATGAAAAGGTTATCGTTAAAATGCTTTATCCAAATATTGTTAGTTTGATACCATTTAGATAGAAGAATTTGATTATGAGAAATTACGAATAAGTCTCTCCTACTCCACCATTATTCTGAAATAAGCCTCCACAGTCCACACAAATCCTAGGTTTAatcttcaaattaaattatttcaccAGTTAAATAAAGCCTAAACTAAACTACTCTTGAAGTATAAATTACAAATGAATTAGTTCCTATGATCAcagaataaataattgaatgacCATCCTCACACACACCcccagaacaaaaaaaaaatgtatattaactTCACGACAACATTTAATTACAGGAACCCTGTGGGGACAGAAAAGGAGGTTCAGATAAGGAAAACAATATGCAGGACACTGTCAtgagaattttataatttgtaaaaagaaaagaaaaaagttttttcaataaaagattatAAGAATAGAATTTAGAAAGTATTGTTGATCCTTCTTCAAATAGTTCCTCAACTATATTTATAGCTGAAAGCTTTTTTGACAACTTAGCAGCAGAGTCATGAGACATCTTCCCGAACAAAAGAGCACACAAATTGTTTTGCTTTTAGGGGATTGGTGATGAATCAGGTGGAATTGTATCAACTGCAATGCAAGTTGTATCATCCTGCAACCATCTTGCCCTTAGTGCTTCcagaaaaaatagtaattagaaTCTTACATTTCACTATTCAAATCACACAAAAATGCAAATCGACTAGCTAACAATTAACATAAGATGATGAATAGATGCAATGTTGTATCTTAGATACAAGTCACacaatatcttttctttttattttcttttacatttcttTAACCAACTCCTGTGacagaaattgaaaaatgaaaggaaattgaAGGAGGACTTCTAAACTTGCCAATTGTCGATTGAATCTCAATTTGATAATCTTGATGTCACGGTTTAATCCAAGTAATATTGATGCACATGCActcactaaaaataaaataaaattatacatagCATGGTTAAATTAACTTCATCAGTTTTTagaaaagattttttaaatgtgcaagaaatattttttggtaacgtataaattttactaaaaatatacCCACAGCAGACAAATTATGGGaatattaaaaagagaaatagcAGAAAAAATTCATCCAAACCTGAAGTACAGAGCCTGACTCTGCTAATAAGTTGGCCCTCAAGAAAATGTTGGTATTTTAATATACCAATATTAAATACTCAAACAAATTTCTGCAAAAACACTTGGAATGCCCTGTTTTCTTTGTTAGCAGAGAAGTAGTTGATAAGCAATTTGGTGGTGGTAGCATTTGCCCGAAAACCTTTACCTTTCATAAACATAAGGTATTTTGTTGACTTTGAAATTTCATATCTTCGCAGCAATCCTTGGACAAAGACATTATAAGTGCACTCATCTGGGGGACAACCATTCTCTTCCATTTTCATCAATAAGTCTTCGGCATCATCCAACAGTCCTTCTTTACATAGACCATTAATCATTATGTTATAagtaacaacatcaattttgacGCCTTTACTTGACAGATAAGAAAAGAGTTCCAGTGCATCATTCAGTTTTCCAGAACTACACATTCCATTCAAAATAATACtgtaaattataatatcaagatctgaattcatcttctccaacTCCCTAAACAATGACATTGCCTCAGAATGAAAATGACACTTAAATAGGCCATCCAATATAATAGCACAAGTTTGGAGATCGGGAAGTTGCCCGTGCTTGTGCATTACGAAAAACAATTCTTTTGCGGCTACTGGTTTTCCTGCTTTGCAAAACCCCCCAATAAGTGTGTTCCATGTGACAATGTTTGGATCTAGTCCATTATTTACCATTTCACCCAAGAAATACATGGCCTTATTCATGTTTTTAATTTCACACCATCCATGGATTAATGAAGTATAAGTTACAATGTTTGGTAAGCAGCCCTTGCGAATCATCAAATCAAATACTTCCATGGCATCCTTCATTTGATTTAGCATACAATGAACACCAATTATTGAACTATAGGTGACAACATCATGTTCAATCCCCATATGCCCCATGAAACTGAATATGCTTTTAGCCCTAGAAATCATCCCTGTTTTCAAAAATCTGCCACCTATAACATTGAAAGTTTGCACATCTGGCATGATTCCCTTTCTCATCATGTTAGCCAATAGAGGTGCAGCCTCTTTCCATCTATCAAAGTTACAAAGGCCATGAATTAAGCAATTATAGGTGAAAAGATCAGGTTGAATACCTTTGCCTGTCATTTGTGAGAACAAATCCCAGGCCTCAAATACCATCCCATCCTTGCAAAGACCATCCACAACTGCGTTGTAAGCTGTAACATCCAAATTgcaattttgttcttccatCTTCTTGAGATACGAGAGTGCAGCGGATGAATGACCAACTTTACACAATCCATTAATTATTGCTCCACGGGTATATCTGTCAGATTCATAGCCCATATCTTTCAAATGGTCAACAAACCTAATTGCTTGAGCAACATTTCCTTCTACGCAAAGCCCATTAACAATGGTGGTAAAAGTCACGATGCTAGGTTCCACACCAATTTTGAACATAAGCCCCAAAACAGAGAAGCCAAACACGGTGTGGTTCAAACGGCAGAGACAATTAATGACGATATTGTGAGTGGGGACATTCGGTTTGACACCAATATAAGACATGTGTTTGATTAGCGAAATTGCAGTTGTGTAGTGTTTCATCTTCGCAACGATGCCAAACAACAAGTTGAAGTCCTTGACACATGGGAAAGGCTTCATTGTGACCATTTTGTGGTAGAAATCCAAAGCAACGTCTACAGATTTCACATTTCTCAAGGAATCAAGGAATTGAGCTCTGCTTGTATTTATAGAGGCGTAGGTGGAGAAAGTTGAAGAAGAATGTGATGGGTGAAGAAGAAAGTGCGTGGGATTAGAAGACAAAGCAAAGTATCGAAGAAGAGGGAATCCATGAATAGAAGAGCTTCTTCGCATTATCATCCCCAAAtacaaaggaaataaaataccCTAGATGTGCGTCCGACAATGGAGTAAAGAGTGTGCCCATGTTGTAACTAGGGAGGGAAATGGGCTGAGGTTCTTGTGAAGAGCCTATGGCTCGGTCTATTTAAAGTTCGGCTCTATTCGACttacttaaataataataataataattatcatttatatcatttttatggTGAGGTAGAATGCTTAGAGAGTTCATTTGTATATGAAAaattttcaagaagaaaaagactaagttaaaaaatacaaccagcttaatattttctttgaaaatgttttGTAAAGGCATTTTTAtaccatttaaatatttttatttgactatattagtataaatcatctctaattcatatattttttaatattatgctctctttttttattttcttttgatatactttgtgttttaataacttgaattcaatataattttgtttattaattatttttggatttgtaggttacttatacaaaattttataagtttctttttttagttagtatttcactAGATTTTAAAACAATTGATTGGTTAAAGACGTATTTAGGCAAACTCTTTAGATAGGCTCCTAGGCCAAGCCAGGCTTTTATGTAAGCCCAGCCAAGACTTTAAAAAAAGCCTATGACACGTAATGAACTTAGCTTAAGCCTTGTGTATTCAACTCAAACCGAGCTCAAGTCTAGTAAATCTTGGCTTGATTCGGCTCATTTCCACCCTAATTGTAACAACTAACTCTGAACAACAAATCCTAGAAAAGAGGAAGAGCATATAATTTTTtggaataagtttttttataataaaataaacagtatTTTCCTAAAttgtttttctataaaaaaaaaaactaattctttggaagaagaaaatcttttttttatagactCCATGTATTCTCCACTTGTTCAAGTCGAATATGATCATTATGATAAGACAAAATTCTCTCCCCCCAACTATATTTTATAGTTACGTTCACAAGATTTGAACTTGAGATTTTTAGTTAAACTGAAACAATTCACACTACTTTATCCATGTgtggtaaaaaaaacaaataaaattcgcttcttaaaatattttaaaaaaaacttttttgtcatatttttataatcattattgTCATGATCACCATTATCACATCTTATCACATGGAATTGACTtagattcttttaaaaaaaatccaaattaaatataatcacATGTTACTTTAATCTTCAGATCAAATAAGTTTTATcctcaaaatcaatttaaataaatccATAATCCCCCT contains:
- the LOC100812458 gene encoding putative pentatricopeptide repeat-containing protein At1g12700, mitochondrial, with amino-acid sequence MIMRRSSSIHGFPLLRYFALSSNPTHFLLHPSHSSSTFSTYASINTSRAQFLDSLRNVKSVDVALDFYHKMVTMKPFPCVKDFNLLFGIVAKMKHYTTAISLIKHMSYIGVKPNVPTHNIVINCLCRLNHTVFGFSVLGLMFKIGVEPSIVTFTTIVNGLCVEGNVAQAIRFVDHLKDMGYESDRYTRGAIINGLCKVGHSSAALSYLKKMEEQNCNLDVTAYNAVVDGLCKDGMVFEAWDLFSQMTGKGIQPDLFTYNCLIHGLCNFDRWKEAAPLLANMMRKGIMPDVQTFNVIGGRFLKTGMISRAKSIFSFMGHMGIEHDVVTYSSIIGVHCMLNQMKDAMEVFDLMIRKGCLPNIVTYTSLIHGWCEIKNMNKAMYFLGEMVNNGLDPNIVTWNTLIGGFCKAGKPVAAKELFFVMHKHGQLPDLQTCAIILDGLFKCHFHSEAMSLFRELEKMNSDLDIIIYSIILNGMCSSGKLNDALELFSYLSSKGVKIDVVTYNIMINGLCKEGLLDDAEDLLMKMEENGCPPDECTYNVFVQGLLRRYEISKSTKYLMFMKGKGFRANATTTKLLINYFSANKENRAFQVFLQKFV